The genomic interval TTTATTTCCATTGTCTgatatttcttaatttttaattgagcTGTCGTTTGTCATGGGTACAGTGAGTGAAAGAAGAGTTTATTTTTGCAGGGTTTTCAGCAGAATACGTAGTAATGGCAGATCAGTTTTGTTTACGTTGGAACAACTTCCAAACAAACATTGTGAGTGCTTTGGACTCGTTGAAATGTTCGGAGGATTTGGTGGACGTTACACTCACTTGCGAAGGCAGAAACATCAAGGCCCACAAAGTCATACTGTCCGCGTGCAGTCCGTACTTCAGGAATGTGTTCAAGGTGAATGACTGGGGACATTAAATAACCTTCATGTTCATAGTAACGTTTATTCACGACAATTTATTCCAGTATTCTACTTTCTGTTTATAAATGATGAAGTTGGTCATATTAGTcctaaattgtttattttggtGACATTATGAATCTCGTTGCACTATCATCCATTGAACTTATTAGTCTACAGTTATTTTTACTAATAACTTCTCTGTTAGACTCGACAATTTGTGTTTGAAATTTAACCTGTGTAGTTGTTTATGTTTGTGTCCTTGAAAGAGTAGGTCAATCCACAACAGTTAGATTTAGAGAGTTTTATTGAGTTAAAGAGATGGTTTAATAGTTATCTTTGATGTAATTCTTTATTTCACTACATTATGAgtaaatatgaatattttatgaGTTCATAAACAGTACTAgcaatttttatttgatactaggtACTCACTTATTCATGATTCATTTTGAATTACAACTTAGATGCTAACTTTTCATGATTAAATTTCCAGGAGAATCCGTGCCAGCACCCGGTCATAATTCTGAAAGATGTCTCAGCGGACGACATTGTTAGTCTGCTCTCATACATGTACCAAGGAGAGGTGTTCATAGAGGAGAGCAAACTGTCTTCTTTCCTACACACAGCAGCTCTGCTCCAAGTAAAAGGCTTGACTGGAGTTACTCAGCAGGTATATCATTActtttttctaaattaaataTCTATTTGGATACTggaccaaaaaataataaatttcccCAACggattaaatttaaaatcctttAGTTCGCAAAATTTATATTCATTTGAGAAGTCTTTTTATGGTagatttattgttttatttactgttatatcTGTTTCATATAAGTCATTTACTTGTTATTTGTTTATGCTATAACTTCACACTACTCTAATATCCAAATATAAATCCTATTGATTACAGAAAGAAAACTTCACTTGTCCCAATCCAACAAACAAGTTGTACACTCAGCTAACAATATCTTCCAAGTCTAACCTTGCCGGAGCCAAGGAAGCCAAACTTCCAGCTTTGAAGAAAAGACGCAGCAGCACTTCGGACAAACCCTATGATGTGACTATTGGAGATGGACACAAAAAAAGCAAAATCCTAGAAACTTGTGATATTTATAATAGGACTAATATCTCCCAACTGGCAAAGTCAGATACGTCTGTATTCGTACCTGAAAATAACATTGAAAAGAAAAATGACAGTAAAAATGATCATTCATCTGCAACAACTAATGGAAAGTCTTCAACATCGACTCAGgtgaattaaaaatgaaataaatagacCCAAGTATGCTTATAAACACTCTTATACACTCAATTAAAATGATGTTCAAagactattttaattttgttgattgaatatctatacttataataaatctgtagagaggtcaattctgtacatgaaatatattttcaaaataactatcagggggtgattattgatcgatactgatgccaaaaatgcaatcagtaaaatttttgtctgtctgtctgtctgtctgtctgtctgtctgtctgtatgttccttatagaaacaaaaactactcgacggattttaacgaaacttggtacaattattcttcatactcctgggcaggttataggatacttaggaattcccacgggaacgggaattagcgggaaaatccttttgtatgaaaaatctaaaccgcttaagttagacgcttgaaatttggcatgcaggtaccttagtaaacttaaagcttagttataacaggatattgcaaaattcctacgggaacgggaattagcgataaaaaacatttgtatgaaaaaatctaagccacgtaagatagacgcttgaaatttggcatgcaggtaccttagtaaatttaaagcttagttacaacaggatattgcgaaattctcacgggaacgggagttagcgggaaaaaacatttgtatgaaaaaatctaaaccgcgtaagttagacgcttaaaatttggcatgcaggtaccttagtaaacttaaagcttagttacaacaggatattgcaaaattcccacgggaactggaattagcgggaaattccttttgtatgactgactcactgacatacccacgcacagcctaaacggctaaacgtaggcacttgaaatttataagggacgtagcttaggtaccgtagaggtgcactaagaaaggaattcccgaaattcccacaggaacaggaattaccggaaaatccttttgtatgaaaaatctaaaccgcttaagttagacgcttgaaatttggcatgcaggtcccttagtaaacttgaagcttagttacaacaggatattgcgaaattccaacgggaacgggagttagcgggaaaaaacatttgtatgaaaaaatctaaaccgcgtaagatagatgaagggggtaaaacgggatccacgcgtacgaagtcgcgggcggccgctagtttctaaTAAAAGGctaaaaacaactaaaaaataAGAAGTAATCTGTTTTTCTCTAAACTTCTATTGcattaaagtaaaatatattttgtatttaataactttatttctACAGATTAATTCTCAAGGAGAGAACATTCCACTGGTAATAAAAACGGAACGCATGGATGATGACAGCTCAAGGACACCTCCACAAAATGCGAACTTTGAAAATGATGAAAGTCTTCCAGATTACGAAAACAGCATGCTTGCCAGGTCTTTGCTTCAAGGTGAGATAATAACAATGATTTATTGGTTTTGAAATCtgagtaaattattatttttttgataaaaaaaattgtgaatatgtatgtatctaaataaaaataatcttatttACCATTCCAGG from Ostrinia nubilalis chromosome 4, ilOstNubi1.1, whole genome shotgun sequence carries:
- the LOC135071063 gene encoding longitudinals lacking protein, isoforms H/M/V-like translates to MADQFCLRWNNFQTNIVSALDSLKCSEDLVDVTLTCEGRNIKAHKVILSACSPYFRNVFKENPCQHPVIILKDVSADDIVSLLSYMYQGEVFIEESKLSSFLHTAALLQVKGLTGVTQQKENFTCPNPTNKLYTQLTISSKSNLAGAKEAKLPALKKRRSSTSDKPYDVTIGDGHKKSKILETCDIYNRTNISQLAKSDTSVFVPENNIEKKNDSKNDHSSATTNGKSSTSTQINSQGENIPLVIKTERMDDDSSRTPPQNANFENDESLPDYENSMLARSLLQGINPSKTDITTNSTSKKVVNVDIHTPRPKDINTDSISYTNAASKSPLKSVTSEELLVKPEKQSPKSDIDYEPEVLLSEHQDGTEENAYSQEQSQALLLLAGMSNVPTLGGGASTSQGVSHQQSNHAAICGDCPHCGMKYSNQSALKYHVRLMHSDLTNRLCCYLCPRSFTMRETFKEHMWTSHGQRN